The DNA segment tatatttgattgatATGCTTTTTCGTCAAATTTGACTGATTTAACTCAACGGACCGTTTTGGTAACGTATAAAAAAGCTGAACCTACTTAGACTTTGTTCCTGAAAGGGTTCTCTTTAGATGTAATGATTTTAATTTAGTCGTCTTCGATGGTGGTGCACTTTATTCGTGCATTAACCGGATGATCGGACAGACGCATTGATTGATTCCCATTTTCCCCGTTTGGCTACTTTCGGTGTAAAACTGAATGAATAATAAAATGTTGAAAAAGCAGTGATTGTTGGTAACGTATATATCTTTTTCTCTGGACCAATTCTTGTTTCCAAGAGGCTTAAAGTATCGAGGCCACGACCTGTCACAAACACAATAGTCCAGACTTCTGCATAATTTactaatattattgtttttgttactTATTTGGCTTATCTTCCTAGTTCCTCCTCCCTCGTTTCCTTGTCACATTCCATCAATTCTACCTTTATTTCTTAGACTTTTATTCAATTAATTGTAAAAATGTATTGCTTGAACGAGGTCTACACAACTATAAGAAATTTCCaaactatatatacatatatacatacatatttaaCTTTGATATGGACCGTAACTAAGATCCTAGTGGGCCTTCAAGAAAGAAAATACAATTGGCGGATAGAGTCCTAGTAAGTTCACTTACAAGGACCCATGATTTCTTTTTTAAGAACAACGGACCCATGATttctatttttccttttctgagGGAACCGTTAGTTTTGTTGCCTTTCGCATagtaagagcatgattaatccAAATTATTAATTTGAAGTTCTTAACtaatgatttgacatttttttgtttttgttttttctttttacagtTTTCGGCTAAGAACCATTATATTTATTATCTAAGAGATGGTTATTagctttttttagttaaaagctaagaaACGATTCTTAACCGAAACTAAGAATCCCACCCTAAAAACTCggattaatcatggtctaaCACAAATTATTACGAAAATTATTGACATAGACTAGCACGAATAatcaatataaaaattaatgagtttttaCCCAGCTAAAGTTAGGTTTCTAGTAGACTTCAGAGGATTATATGAATCTTTGtcatgacaatttttttttaaatcatcacGTATCTTGTTCACACTATGATACAGTTTTGCTATTTTAAAAGTGATATGAAAGCTCTCCCCATAAGCTAGTGAATTAGCTATATCGTATATGGATGATTGCCccgcaaataaaaaaaattgtacatTATTTGCctattttaaataaactatgtataaatcCATTAATCATTATTTTCAACTGTTTGATTATATTGATTATCAGAGTAGAGATTGCATCACGTTTAATAACTGCTCTACAAATttataaattgtaaaaaaaGATTATTCAAAATGAGATGTGGCTTTCATAAAGTCTTGTCTGCAGTAGCTAGCTAGAAGGAAAGCAAAAACAATGTTCTCTTAGAGACTTTAACTAGAGTTATCAATTTTAAAACCATAACACACTATATGATGTTGaaagatatttttgtttgtgCATAAACATGTCAAGAATGGTTAGCCATTACGCAACACGAGCAGTCCTCCATCTTAAGAGATACCAACTTCAAGTCCAAAAACTAATTGTCAATTATCTATGTGTTTAGTCAGCTTTGAAATAATTGCGAAAGGAAATATTCTTAAAATACTTATAGACCAATGACAAGCATGTATTATATTGCAAATGTCTATTTCAGCTATCTGTCATTTTTAATTATTGCCATAATGGAGGTGCATATGTAACAAAAGCGACATAAATAGATTAGACTcctttttatatcaaaatttatgGACATCATGAATTATATATCAGTATTGGCTTTTCTTGTTGTTCGGTAGTCAAACTAACACCCAAGTTACTAGAGTTGATACAAAATATCATCACATATAGATATATGGTCGAAAACTACTTATAGAGTTTGGTAGGTGGTATTTTCAAGATTTAAAACTCATGTTTTTGTTGAATAataccagaaaaaaaaagaatcatatcATATACCTCCAAACTTGAAAGTCTATATCTATTTTCTCTCAACTCAAAAGAGAAATCAgaaaattaagaagaaaaatgGGTGTCCTTGATCACGTCTCTGAATACTTTGATTGCTCTAATGGCGACTCCAAGAGACACAGAAGTCTACAGGTAAATAAACTCAACACATATATAGTTTTACGTTTTACATAATCAcatcttttttaatatatgatgatgaaaTTACTAGACGGTGGACGTGAGGGTTTTGATAGATTGTGAAGGATGCGAGAGGAAAGTGAGAAGAGCATTAGAAGGAATGAAAGGAGTGAGAGATGTAACGATCGAGCCTAATGCTCAGAAAGTGACAGTGGTTGGTTACGTTGAGCCTAACAAAGTGGTAGCTCGGATCATTCACAGGACCGGCAAAAGAGCCGAGCTATACCCTTACGTTCCTTACGACGTTGTCGCTCATCCTTATGCCTCTGGTGTCTACGACAATAGAGCTCCTGTTGGGTACGTTAGGAACACCGAGTATGATCCACATGTGTCGCGGCTCGCACGTGCTAGCTCCACTGAAGTTCGTTATACGACGGCGTTTAGCGATGAGAACGCCTCAGGTTGCGTGGTTatgtgattttgttttgtttgtgttgATGTGTTTCCGAAAAttgtattttgtttgtttgtttattcaTGTTGGTATGTAATATCTTAAGAGTCAAGGCCGAgaaaataatgtaaattacattttGTTTTGAACTAATTTTTGTGATGTAAATTACATGTTGTTAAAATGGTTATGCATGTTTCGTTTTATCTTTTGAACGATTAATATCTTGAAGTAAAaattatgacatatatatgtatatgtcaCTGGAATCCTTCGACTAATTTAATTTACCAAATAAATAGTAGGAACAACTAATTTGATTTGCGAGATAATAGTGTCCAAAAGATGATACGACAATAAGTTGCATTACTTTATAACATTATTAAAAGAAATGCAAATAGTAATTTTGTCGGACTAGAAGAATTAAGAAAGCCTATACTTCGTTCCTCTTGGACGTAATATAATTCGGTGGAATTGAGTAGTACGAAAAATTATGGTTATGCTGTAATCAGCCATGGTGATTAATAGTATATGACTACTATGAACAGATATTAAATTCGGTAGATTGCGGTGCCTATTTAATAATTAGCCATGTTGAAGTCTAATTATTAGTTTAGTGGTCACTAAACCAGCATCTCATTGTTAACATGGATACATGTCGCCAATTGTCACAAAGGTTAGTTTTTGATAGGAATTAATGTAGTGTGTTCTTTGCTAAAAGGAAATTATCATTATGGGACGTTAGCCACTGAATTTTCTTGGAAGTGTTTTGTCATCAGTTTAGGTATGATTGGTCTGCCTGCACATGTTAACAGGTGTAAGCGTCCACAAATGAATTTCGTATCAGCTGCATTGTTTGTTAAGCtgtggttttaaaaaaaaatagtagttcAATTTTTACAATGAAAAATTCAACTACTATTAAAATTCCCAATTTATATTATATCTAATGTATAAAAGAAATAACTGGATAGAAAATACTTATTACCAGGTTGAATGCCTAAATTACTAGAATTAGTAGTCTAGAAAACAAGTTGTATTACTATTATGAAAGAAAGATACTATTGCCTAAAGTACTTAAATTCATTTTCAACTATAGTTAAAAGTCTGATATAGTGGCTTTGTGGCCTCCATGGAAGAGCCCAACTGCCCAAGTTGGCCCTCCCAGCTAATAGTCCACTACAGTTTTAATTTTCAGCCTTTAATTTTAAAGATGGTCCATTTGAACTGCTTTTATTTCATGGTGGCCAGAAGGCCAATATATATCAGACTTTGCTTGGAACAAGGGACGACGAGCCTTGGGTCATCTCAAGCGTTGCTGGAGACAACGGCCATCAGGCTTGGCAGATGGCAGAAAGCATCTACAACCATGATGATGCAGGCGACCAAAATGCACAACAAAGCAATAAAACCAGAAATGATTCAAGTCTTTTGTATTCGAtgagtgattttttttaaatgcatgtAAGGTAAGATATCTCAGGAAGTGAATCTCTTGCAACTCACCTGTTCAAAGATCTCACTCGGAACACCAAGACAACACCACACCAACACCTTAAAACTGTCATTCAATAGTCAAAACAATTGCTACTAGTCATGCGCATACAATTGTCAATCAGCTTCTTCTACACAAACTTAGAAAGAAGCTACTCAAGCATGAAAACAGCTAATTTTTCTCAAGTACGGTcctttatttgttttttcttcttaatttgTTAATGTCATGGTTGTCAAAATTTGTTATCTGTAAATAAGCCGAAGACtaaatagattttataaaaaaaactataaaacatGTATAGTGGGAAAGGgattataattttgaaatgtgGACTGCAATGATATATATTCTTCTTTGGTGTTTCGATAAGTTCTTCCGCTTATATTTGTTCTACCACCTGAGACATTAAAATATTAGTTCCCGAATCCTCGGAACTTTTTCCTAGAATAGAAAACTTGaccttaatatatttaaattttgtaaaactattttatattattactaaaaattaaacatataattcatatttgatacataaattagGAAAGACAAGAAACAAAggattctctctctttctttagaGAGAAAATCTCTTTCACCCTTGTTCTCCAATAAACATTTTTCAGGAGGATTGAAATCaagttcttttgtttttgtgtttggatcaatttttttgttttgctttggcAATATCTTTTTTCGCATAGGCGATTTTGATGTATAAAGTTCACCCGAATCAGAGCTGTTTATCAATTCCATCTTTCTCTGATGCAGGTAGAACATAAATAATTTCCATCTTTCACTGTTCTTCATAATAAATCCCGTTGACTTTTTGATCGGATACCCTGCTCACCGCTATATACACCTCTTTTATCATCATACTTTAAAAGATGTAAGAACTCCATTTTCACACCAAAGTAATACCTTGTTCCATCCGGGCCGAGTTTTTTAAGTtttacattttcatttttttttctattaaaacatttttttgaaaagttttcaagAACTCATAATAGAATTAGCTGTTTTTAAGTGTATGCAAGGTATGTTATCTCAGGAAGTAAATCTTTTGCAACTTACCTATTCAGAGATCTCACTCGGAACACCAAGAAAACACCAACACCTTAGTACTGTCATTCATTGGGTCAAAACAATTGCTACAAGTCATACATACACAGAGATCATTCTCAAGCAGCTTCTTCTATACAAACTTAGAAAGAAGCTACTCAAgcatgaaaacaaataaatgacAAGAACACACACGGAAAGATTTGACTTTATATTAACAAATAATCTCATTTGGTACGGCACACTCAACAACAATAATACAATGGAAggaaaatagtttcaaaaaagaaaaaaaggaaacaaaagagGAACCTGAGTGAAGCTGATGCAGCAGCTGAACTCTACAAACTTATTTGGAAATACAATATCTATCCTGGTGTAAAATAGATGGTACAAGCTTGATGATTGCTTCAAGCTGCTTTCGGTCCACGATGCCCACCTATAATGAACATTACAAAACCACGAGTGAGCTCATACTAACTCTACGAAGCAACTGAGGCAAGATCTAAACCCCACCTTTTCTCTTATTAGAGGCAGATACATTGGCACTGTTGAATGAACCGTTTAAGTTCTGATCAGTCATGCATTGAAGCTGGTCAAAATCACCACCACCTTCTTGCCTATTATTCCCCACTCCAAACCCATCCCCAAGGCAATAAACCTCATCCTCACACTGCACGTTACAAGGATTCACCAAGTGGGAGAAGGAAGGAATATTCGGTTTCTGATAAGGAAAAGACCCAATCTCCCCATCAATCCTCCCTCTCAAATCCACAAGCAAACACTTAAGCCTCGAGACTTCACTTTCCAAGGCACCCTGACTCTGCAGCCTCTTCACAAGCTGCTGGTTCAACCCCCTGAGCCTCGAACACTCGTCCTCCAAGGAAGCAGCTTtagccttcttcttctctctataCTTCCTAACGGCTTCTCTGTTCCCCAAAGGCCTCTTTTCACCGTTCTTGCCACAAGACTCAGCTGTATCATCCGTGGAGACTTTCTCGTCGCTGTCCTCAGGGAGAATCTTGGTGTGGACGTGGAAGCAAGTGTGAGCGTGCGGCTCTGTTCCCGTGGAGTTGTTACACGTGTGAGTGTGGGTACAAGCAccttgttgatgatgatgagagtCCATTAAAAGCCCATCGAAGAAACTATCTATCGAACCGTTGCTTGAAAACACTTCAAGCTCGCCGTCTTCCATCGCTAAAAACCCCCAAAATCGATACTTTCTAGGTTACAATCAGCTcaatcaaaaaccctaatttcgcaGCAATTCGAGCAATTCAGCAACAGAGAACACTCAATTTCTGGGAAAGATCGAAAATTTCATCGTCGAGAGTTGGGGAATTAGCAAAATCGATACTTTCTAGGTTACAAATAAACCAATCAAAAACCCCTAATTTCGCAACGATCCGAGCAATTCAGCAACAGAGGATGCTCAATTTCTGGGAAAGACTGAAAATTTCATCTTCGAGAGTAAAGAAATCGAGATTGAGATGAGTGAAGGGAACGAGAGAGAAAAGGTTTTATAGGCACGAAGACGCACTAAACAGATGGAATCATCTCGGTGGCCGGACGTACGATCACGATTTCGAGTTgcagtagagagagagagagagagattcttaaaataataattaattaattaattgttgcCTTAGAAATTTATATATCTGGACGTGAATGAAGCTCAGCATCTTCTTCTATTTATTTAAAGTAGATTCAGAAAACTTGTACTACCACCATAATAATCATATAAAAGACTTAACATGGATGTACCAGACAACAAATTACACtagaaaatgaaaaatcatTTGACTTTTAAAGGgaataatttaaaaaacaattttttcaaGTAcggttctttattttttttttcttcttaatttgTTAATGTCCTGGTTGTCAAAAGTTATTATCTGTAAATGAGCCGAAAACTAAAtagatattataaaaaaaactatagtgGGAAAGGGAATATAGTTTGGAAATGTGGACTGCAATGATATATATCCTTCGTTTGTGTTTCGATAAGTTCGTCTGCTTATATTTGTTCAACCACCTGAGACATTAAAATATTGGTTCCCGAATCTTGGGAACTTTGTCCTAGAATAGAAACTTGacctttatatattttaaaatttttaaaactattttaaattattgCTAAGAATTATACATATAGTTCATATTTGAGACGTAAATTAGGGAagggaaaatatataaatacactaGCTAGCCAATTTCAAAATGATATAGTGAATTTGTTCCTTGAACGAAGTTCCCAAAATCTTTCTCCTTtgataaaatttaaactatatacACCTCTTTTATCATCcttaaaaagatttaaaaacTCTATTTTCATACCAAAGTAATGCCTTGTTCCACTCGGGCCgagtttttttagttttatattttcattttttgtttctattaaaacatttttttttgaaaattttatgattagcgaatataattataattgtgGTAGATGTGTATTCGTGATACATATCTGCTTGGATTATATAGTGTTGATAGATACATCTTAAcgatcaaatatatatataaagtagatacaaaatgagttttttccctcgcatttatttttttaattaacctAACTGTTCATTGAAAAGGAGAATAAAATCCCTCAACTAAAAAATATAGCGAAACAACTCTTCGACTAAAGATTTATCGTGAAACAATCCTTCCACTATAAATTAGACAAATAAAACATTCAACTTCAATTGCATTaaacatatgtcaccctccgtaACGGAAGATGACATACACTAACGATTTGTAGTTAATGGTTTATAATGTTAAATGGATTCAGTTCGTCGGTAATCTCTAACTTACCGATAGAAACGTATCCTCGATAATTCCAAATTTTCTGATGGAAATTGGTTGGATTGCTGGACAGAAAATACCAACAAATTTACATCGTCGTTATTACCAACAGAACAAGGTGGTCCGTAGTTTCCCGGAAAATACCCAACCAATTAACGATGATATTCTAGCATAGGCATCTAACGAAATTTCAACAGATTTTTTTCCTGACGATTAGTACTGACATACAATTTTTGGGGTACTTTGTCAGAATTACCCATTTCTAACCGATTACTGATGGGATATTCCTTTGGCATTAGGCTGTTTTTTATAGTTTAGATTTGATCCGGTCGAACCATATTGAAATGTGATCCAACTAATTTTTTGGTCCAGTTTTTGGTATTTTCGTCGTAATGCAAATAAAACCATCATCTGTTGATCTATATAGGGTTTAGATGCTGAAGTTAAATATGAAtcatcataaaataaatataataactaTGTTCTTTTTGTGAACGTGGCGACCAGCTGGGCGACTGAAATTTAATCTATCATCACGGTAAAAAAGTCAACTACATCACTCATGTAACAAATCCAGCATGTTTTCTTGACGTCGCGGCAATGACATGGGAGTAAAAAGAACGCTGAGTATTTAGCGACAACTAAATTTCATCTTTTGTTCTTCTGGCAGTTTACTCCCGACGACTTCAATTTTCCACTTCAATTTTTCGTACCGTTTAATTTGCTTCTGTCGCACTGTATTTTCTCGTCCGCTGCCTTTGGTTGCGCGTTCGTATAAAGAACAGTGGAAATGATCGATTTTAGAATTATCtgtatttattaagtttattttgtaataatataataaataacttaaaaataaataaagttggTCATCAAATGCGTGCGGCCGTatattagtttttagttttgtccactttaatttttttttaaatttacctGGTTTCTTTATCAGGACTTGGTTTTTGTTGCCTTTGTGAATCCATCTctctttataatatatatattttttattatatcttaGTAACATTATCCCGTTTACTTTTGCCATGGGAAGAATGAGATGTAAACGCTACTTTAGAAGTCGAGCCATCGATTGGAAGACGTTAATGTCCGTATGAGGAGAACGGTCGACCATTGCAGAAGTTGATAAGACTTGAACAATTATATGGGAGTCACCTAAATATATATACCGGCAGATCATGAAGCGCATCATATTCTTTTTGTATTGAGGATTGCCAAAAATAAGTTCGAGTATAGCCTATTATTAGTAAGTTTCAATCCCAATATGTATTACTCTTGTTGTAAGTGATATATTTAGGACAACTAGATTTCACCTTGTTACAAGAAAAACAAAGATATATctgttattaagaaaataactaGATTGTTAATCACCAGATGTACTACATCTgttgtgattaaaaaaaaaacaaataggtCGTAGTCACCATCTATTAATCTATTATCAACTtgttatttttctctcttttagaAAGATTCCATTACTTAAATGGTTGGTTGATGTGAAAATTAGCGATCGTGAGATAAGTAGCTTTCTTTGAAAGTTTGaacattagattttttttaaagataaaagtAGGTTTGAtgcaaaaattctatttattttggttagtgGGGGTACTTATTCTAACTTATTTATTCGATATTCTCATTTTAATCAAATTCATTCAATATCTCTATGTTCTTGATTCTCGAGCTcgttctttgttttgtttgtttgttttttaccTTTGGACATATGATGATTTATTCAGATCTGATCAAAGCCCCCTTAAGCTATATGGATTAATAGATGTATGAGAAAGACCTTCATATTTCATATCAGAACGTAACACCATGCAAAAGTTTCAACCCAACATGCAAAAGTATCAATTTTTTTCTCCATGAAAAAGTTTCAACCCAACATGGTATGTTGATTTTATACAACtttgtctttattttattttatcggCTATCTAACTCATGATTAGGGGTGACCACTTCGAATATCCGGATTTTTGGAAGTATTGGTAATCCGATCTGATTCGTTCTAATACTCAATTAACCGATCTGATTCGATCAATCAAATATCCGACAAATTTTAGATTTGTAACCggatatccgatttgatccgtacaaaaaatgaaaaactatataaaaataatattttattataaaataaaaatattagtttttaaaattctaaactaacacaataaatttaataaataaaaatattgtaaaatttatataaaatataatatttatttaagttatatatatgattttttaaaatatatgtatatatgtatataacgaGGATCATATACCCGCTCCTAAAtatattagtatttgtgatttgttttgtttttatggaTATTGCATATTAGTATTTGTTTACTTCGATGAGTTACAAATATCTGAATTTTTCTATTCGAATCGAAACGGATAATGAATCGAATCAAAATATAAGGATATTTTACTCATCCCTACTCATGATCGCTGCTATATCGGCTTGCCTTTCTCGTTGTTGGTTTTACATAGCTTTCCTTATATATATGATACCTATTACCTTTGTTTATGTTGTTTATTATGTCAGCCTGGCTCACATAATTTGTTAATATTGTCCAAACGTAGTTGAAATTAGAGTATTTTACTACTTAGCACCGTTCGGTTCTTATTTGCAAAACGGTTATCTAACGAGTTAACGctaacaaacaaagaaaaaaaaacaatcaaacacTTAACTATCAGTTAAGTCGAATTATAAGGCTTGTGGACTTATCCCTCACGGGGTATTTCCGTGTTAGCTTTACTGTTACCACTTGTATGTCATTCTCCTGCTATCTGGCTTGAAATTCCAGATTCTAATAAATAACAAATCGAACAATATCCTATAAACATTACAGCACACGTTACCATTATCTGgtgttttataatatttatacagACCCATAAACGGCCATAAATTAAATTAGCATAACCCAGTTATCGTTTTCTTACTACTATATATTATGAAAGTCCAATCAATAATATAATCCATCATCTTTTAATATACTGTATATGTGATTGCACAAGAAATAGTCTGTTGATTTGGATCTCAAGCAACGCAAATATGAATACGGACAAATGCATAGcgcatatataaaatatgtggTATGTTATTATCAAGACATAAAATGGGGCATGTTTCAGCACTCAACTTCCATCACTTGTTAAAACATTAAAATCCGTTTTATTAAATACATTTTGCGTCAATAAGAGATAAGgttaaatactttttgaaattaAGCGCTATTGTTATACTTGAAATTCagatatatacacacacatctactcttgtaaatttattttatattaccTATCTCAACTTCTGCAGGAGATGTTGGAGATACATTATAAATAGAATTGTGAaaatagtgtatatatataagaatatgaATACTCAAACATACCTTTGAAATgttttaacattattttttcATCTTTGTTAAACAATATACTACAATAAATTTTAGACAACACGATTCTGatgttg comes from the Brassica rapa cultivar Chiifu-401-42 chromosome A01, CAAS_Brap_v3.01, whole genome shotgun sequence genome and includes:
- the LOC103832178 gene encoding heavy metal-associated isoprenylated plant protein 25, with translation MGVLDHVSEYFDCSNGDSKRHRSLQTVDVRVLIDCEGCERKVRRALEGMKGVRDVTIEPNAQKVTVVGYVEPNKVVARIIHRTGKRAELYPYVPYDVVAHPYASGVYDNRAPVGYVRNTEYDPHVSRLARASSTEVRYTTAFSDENASGCVVM
- the LOC103832273 gene encoding basic leucine zipper 19, which codes for MEDGELEVFSSNGSIDSFFDGLLMDSHHHQQGACTHTHTCNNSTGTEPHAHTCFHVHTKILPEDSDEKVSTDDTAESCGKNGEKRPLGNREAVRKYREKKKAKAASLEDECSRLRGLNQQLVKRLQSQGALESEVSRLKCLLVDLRGRIDGEIGSFPYQKPNIPSFSHLVNPCNVQCEDEVYCLGDGFGVGNNRQEGGGDFDQLQCMTDQNLNGSFNSANVSASNKRKGGHRGPKAA